In bacterium, the DNA window GGTATTATGGTTGATAAAGATATTATTAAAGATTTCGGGGATATTTATAACCTGGAAAAGAAAGATATCTCGTCTCTTGAGAGAATGGGCGACAAGTCGGCTGAGAACCTGGTTAACGCTGTAAATGAGAGCAAAAAAAAACCTTTCAGGAAAGTCCTTTTTGCCGTCGGTATACGGCATATAGGCGAAAAAGCAGCGGAACAGTTGGCTTCTTTTTTCTCTAACATTGATAATTTGGCCGCGGCAGACAAAGAGAAATTGATGGAGGTTGAGGACATCGGGGATGTTATGGCCGAAAGCATACAGGATTATTTTAAAATAGGTGAAAATCTACGGGTATTGGAAAAGCTGAAAAAAGCCGGGCTGAATTTTGAAGAACAGAAGGAAACAATGCATTATAAAAAAGAATTTGATGGAAAAACATTTGTTCTTACGGGAACGCTGGCTTCTTATTCGAGAACCGAGGCTGAAGAACAGATAAAGATGAGGGGAGGTAAAACTTCTTCCGCCGTGGGCAAAAATACGGACTATGTGATTGCTGGGGAAGGGCCAGGCTCAAAAGCCGGAAAGGCGCGCTCGCTCGGGGTGAAAATATTAACGGAAAAAGATTTTACTGATATGCTTCGGTGATTTTGCGCGGATTTATTATGATAAAAATCATTAAGATTGTAAATGGCCCGCTCGAAACTAATTGTTATCTGATATTTTGCGCGGATACCCGGCGGACGGTAATACTGGATCCGTTTGACTATATGTATGTCGAGGAAATTATCGCTAAAAACGGGTTGGAGCCGGAGATTATCGTGAATACGCACTTTCATGCGGATCACACTGCCGGCAACGGGGCATTGAAACGGCGTTTCAATATCCCCATAGCGATTCATGAGGATGACGCCGAGCTGCTTGTTTCCGGTTATAAAATCCTGGAAATTTACGGCATTAAAACCGAAGCGTCGCCTCCGGCCGATATTCTTTTATCCGAAGGAAAAAAAATCGTATTCGGAGGCGAAAGTATGGATGTCATACATACGCCGGGACATTCGCCGGGAAGCATATGTTTGTATTACCCGGAAAAAATACTTTTTTCAGGTGATACATTATTCGCGTC includes these proteins:
- a CDS encoding MBL fold metallo-hydrolase, producing the protein MIKIIKIVNGPLETNCYLIFCADTRRTVILDPFDYMYVEEIIAKNGLEPEIIVNTHFHADHTAGNGALKRRFNIPIAIHEDDAELLVSGYKILEIYGIKTEASPPADILLSEGKKIVFGGESMDVIHTPGHSPGSICLYYPEKILFSGDTLFASGVGRTDLPGGDTESLSLSVKTKIFALPGSVTVYPGHGGDTSIKTEKKYGTDIL